In Serratia sp. FDAARGOS_506, a genomic segment contains:
- the dusC gene encoding tRNA dihydrouridine(16) synthase DusC codes for MRVLLAPMEGVLDSLVRELLTDVNDYDLCITEFLRVVDQLLPAKSFYRLCPELRHASRTPSGTLVRVQLLGQYPQWLAENAARAVELGSYGVDLNCGCPSKLVNGSGGGATLLKDPELIYQGAKAMRAAVPAHLPVTVKVRLGWDSSNRSFEIADAVQQAGASELTVHGRTKEDGYKADRINWAAIGEIRQRLSIPVIANGEIWDYQSAQDCLQATGCDAIMLGRGALNVPNLSRVVKYNEPRMPWPQVVELLQKYVHLEKQGDTGLYHVARIKQWLGYLRKEYDEATELFSEIRALTTSGDIARVICRS; via the coding sequence ATGCGCGTATTATTGGCTCCGATGGAGGGCGTTCTCGATTCTTTGGTGCGTGAGTTGCTCACCGACGTGAACGACTACGATCTGTGCATCACCGAATTTTTGCGCGTGGTCGATCAGCTGCTGCCGGCCAAATCGTTCTACCGGCTGTGCCCGGAACTGCGCCACGCCAGCCGCACGCCGTCGGGCACGCTGGTGCGCGTACAACTGCTGGGGCAGTATCCGCAGTGGCTGGCGGAGAACGCCGCGCGCGCGGTGGAATTGGGTTCTTACGGCGTCGATCTCAACTGCGGTTGCCCGTCCAAGCTGGTGAACGGCAGCGGCGGTGGGGCGACGCTGCTCAAAGATCCGGAGTTGATCTACCAGGGCGCCAAAGCGATGCGCGCAGCGGTGCCGGCCCATCTGCCGGTCACGGTGAAGGTGCGCCTGGGCTGGGACTCCTCCAACCGCAGCTTTGAAATCGCCGATGCGGTGCAGCAGGCGGGCGCCAGCGAGCTGACGGTGCATGGCCGCACCAAAGAGGACGGCTACAAGGCGGATCGTATCAACTGGGCGGCGATCGGCGAGATCCGTCAGCGGCTCAGCATTCCGGTGATCGCCAACGGCGAAATCTGGGATTACCAGAGCGCGCAGGATTGCCTGCAGGCGACCGGCTGTGACGCCATCATGCTGGGGCGCGGCGCGCTCAACGTGCCGAACCTGAGCCGGGTGGTGAAATACAACGAGCCGCGCATGCCCTGGCCGCAGGTGGTTGAGCTGCTGCAAAAATATGTCCATCTGGAAAAGCAGGGCGACACCGGCCTGTATCACGTGGCGCGCATCAAACAGTGGCTGGGCTATTTGCGCAAAGAATATGACGAAGCCACCGAACTGTTCAGCGAAATACGCGCGCTGACGACGTCAGGAGATATTGCGCGCGTCATCTGCCGTAGCTAA
- the fbpC gene encoding ferric ABC transporter ATP-binding protein: MSQKNFVELRNVSKRFGSNTVIDNITLTIPRGQMVTLLGPSGCGKTTILRLVAGLEKPSDGQIFIDGEDVTHRSIQQRDICMVFQSYALFPHMSLGENVGYGLKMLGIPRAEVKARVQEALAMVDLAGFEDRYVDQISGGQQQRVALARALILKPKVLLFDEPLSNLDANLRRSMREKIRELQKQFDITSLYVTHDQSEAFAVSDTVLVMNKGHIMQIGSPQDLYRQPASRFMASFMGDANLFPAGFSADHVDISGYRLPRPAHFATEGAGTVGVRPEAITLSEHGEESQRCVIQHVAYMGPQYEVTVAWHGQQILLQVNATRLQPNVGEHYYLEIHPYGMFMLAEAA, translated from the coding sequence ATGAGCCAGAAAAATTTCGTTGAACTGCGCAACGTCTCCAAACGGTTCGGCAGCAACACGGTGATCGATAACATCACGCTCACCATCCCTCGGGGGCAGATGGTGACGCTGCTCGGCCCTTCAGGCTGCGGAAAAACCACCATATTGCGCCTGGTTGCCGGGCTGGAAAAGCCGAGCGACGGGCAGATATTCATTGATGGTGAAGACGTTACCCATCGTTCCATCCAGCAGCGTGACATCTGCATGGTGTTCCAGTCCTATGCCCTGTTCCCGCATATGTCGCTGGGGGAGAACGTCGGCTATGGGCTGAAAATGCTCGGCATTCCGCGTGCCGAAGTGAAAGCGCGCGTGCAGGAAGCCCTGGCGATGGTGGATCTGGCGGGGTTTGAAGATCGCTATGTCGATCAGATCTCCGGTGGCCAACAGCAGCGCGTGGCGCTGGCGCGCGCGCTGATCCTCAAGCCGAAAGTGCTGCTGTTCGACGAGCCGTTGAGCAACCTCGACGCCAACCTGCGCCGTAGCATGCGCGAAAAGATCCGTGAGCTGCAAAAGCAGTTTGATATCACGTCGCTGTATGTCACCCACGATCAGAGCGAGGCTTTCGCGGTCTCAGACACCGTGCTGGTGATGAACAAGGGTCATATCATGCAGATAGGCTCGCCGCAGGATCTCTATCGGCAGCCGGCATCGCGCTTTATGGCGAGCTTTATGGGGGACGCCAACCTGTTCCCGGCCGGCTTCAGCGCCGATCATGTCGATATCAGCGGCTATCGCCTGCCGCGCCCCGCGCACTTTGCCACCGAAGGCGCCGGCACGGTGGGCGTGCGGCCGGAAGCGATCACGCTGAGCGAACACGGCGAGGAAAGCCAGCGCTGCGTGATCCAGCATGTCGCCTACATGGGGCCGCAGTATGAAGTCACGGTGGCGTGGCATGGGCAGCAGATTTTGCTGCAGGTTAACGCCACTCGCCTGCAGCCCAACGTCGGCGAACATTATTATCTGGAAATACACCCCTACGGCATGTTTATGCTGGCGGAAGCGGCATAA
- a CDS encoding iron ABC transporter permease, with protein sequence MSHTHALHLVKKRDAIFLWILLGWLAFALLPSWSLDYGLLESTGDEILAAYGWSHRNVSWLWCLLPSLLLLRPYAPAGGERRRRHAFDAGWALLCMAFIVVSATVAGRGLGYATLVQLTALGAIMTLALTRLEWLGGDRFVIGALVTIVALIGVFIVWPSIAIFIPMFTDQAGAFAPLAFMNVLSQAHIVQVILNSIALSIAVGAGCTFFGLVLAIYTTRIAKRSAIIGRIFSILPIVTPPFVVGLGVTLMMGRSGYVTEWMVAWFGLTNTNWLYGFTGIWLAQVLAFTPMAFMILDGAIKTIHPSLEEASYTLRASRWQTFNGVFVPLLKPALANAFLIVVVQSLADFSNPLVLGGNFDVLATQIYFYITGSQLDYQAASTLGAFLLLFSLLVFCIQYLWIGKRSYVTVSGKSYRGDVQPLPVTLVWSVIALLAVWVAFNALLYGSIFYGSFTVNWGVDYTLTLDNFIKLFGQGMSDGAWPSLLDTLLYAGIAAPITAAFGLLIAWIVVRQQFKGKKTIEFTTMLCFAVPGTVAGVSYILAFNSAPVYLTGTAAIVIISMVMRNVPVGIRAGIAGLGQIDKSLDEASLSLRAGSLRTITHILLPLLRPAILSALIYSFVRAITTVSAIVFLVTPDTRVATAYILNRVEDGEYGVAIAYGSILIVVMLAIIFLFDWLIGEARISRSKAKNQA encoded by the coding sequence ATGTCACATACACATGCACTCCATCTCGTGAAAAAACGAGATGCGATATTCCTTTGGATCTTGCTTGGCTGGCTGGCGTTCGCCCTGTTGCCGAGCTGGAGCCTGGATTACGGCCTGCTGGAGTCCACCGGCGATGAAATCCTCGCGGCCTACGGCTGGTCACACCGCAATGTCAGCTGGCTATGGTGCCTGTTGCCGAGCCTGCTGCTGCTTCGCCCTTACGCCCCGGCGGGCGGTGAACGGCGGCGGCGCCACGCGTTCGATGCCGGCTGGGCGCTGCTGTGCATGGCCTTTATCGTCGTCAGCGCCACGGTGGCAGGGCGCGGTTTAGGCTATGCCACCCTGGTGCAATTGACCGCGCTGGGCGCCATCATGACGCTGGCGCTGACCCGCCTCGAATGGCTGGGCGGCGACCGTTTCGTTATCGGTGCGCTGGTCACCATCGTGGCGCTGATCGGCGTCTTCATCGTCTGGCCGAGCATCGCGATTTTCATTCCGATGTTCACCGACCAGGCAGGGGCATTCGCGCCGCTGGCGTTTATGAACGTGCTGTCGCAGGCGCATATCGTTCAGGTGATCCTCAACTCCATCGCCCTGTCGATCGCAGTCGGCGCCGGCTGCACCTTCTTCGGGCTGGTGCTGGCGATTTACACCACCCGCATCGCCAAACGCAGCGCCATTATCGGTCGCATCTTCTCCATCCTGCCTATCGTCACGCCGCCGTTCGTCGTCGGCCTGGGCGTCACGCTGATGATGGGGCGCTCCGGCTACGTCACCGAGTGGATGGTGGCCTGGTTTGGCCTGACCAACACCAACTGGCTGTACGGCTTTACCGGCATCTGGCTGGCGCAGGTGCTGGCGTTCACACCGATGGCGTTCATGATCCTCGACGGCGCAATCAAGACCATTCATCCTTCGCTGGAAGAGGCCTCCTACACCCTGCGCGCCAGCCGTTGGCAAACCTTTAACGGCGTGTTCGTGCCGCTGCTGAAACCGGCGCTGGCCAACGCATTTCTGATCGTGGTGGTGCAATCGCTGGCCGACTTCAGCAACCCGCTGGTGCTCGGCGGCAACTTCGACGTGCTGGCGACGCAAATCTATTTCTACATCACCGGCTCGCAGCTCGACTATCAGGCCGCCAGCACCCTCGGCGCCTTCCTGCTGCTGTTCTCGCTGCTGGTGTTCTGCATCCAGTACCTGTGGATCGGCAAGCGTTCCTACGTCACCGTGTCCGGCAAATCGTATCGCGGCGACGTGCAGCCACTGCCGGTCACGCTGGTGTGGAGCGTGATCGCGTTGCTGGCGGTGTGGGTAGCCTTTAACGCCCTGCTCTACGGCAGCATTTTCTACGGCAGCTTCACCGTCAACTGGGGGGTGGATTACACGCTGACGCTGGATAACTTCATCAAGCTGTTCGGCCAGGGCATGAGCGACGGCGCGTGGCCTTCGCTGCTCGACACGCTGCTGTACGCCGGGATCGCCGCGCCGATCACCGCCGCCTTCGGCCTGCTGATCGCCTGGATCGTGGTGCGCCAACAGTTCAAGGGTAAAAAAACCATCGAGTTCACCACCATGCTGTGCTTTGCGGTGCCGGGCACCGTGGCGGGTGTCTCTTACATTCTCGCCTTCAACAGCGCACCGGTGTACCTCACCGGGACGGCCGCCATCGTGATTATCTCGATGGTGATGCGCAACGTGCCGGTGGGCATTCGCGCCGGGATCGCCGGGCTGGGCCAGATAGACAAATCGCTGGATGAAGCCTCGCTCAGCCTGCGCGCCGGCTCGCTGCGCACCATCACGCACATCCTGCTGCCGCTCCTGCGCCCGGCGATCCTGTCGGCGCTGATCTACAGCTTCGTTCGCGCCATCACCACCGTCAGCGCCATCGTCTTCCTGGTGACGCCCGATACCCGCGTGGCCACCGCCTACATCCTCAATCGCGTGGAAGACGGCGAATACGGGGTGGCGATCGCCTACGGTTCAATTTTGATCGTGGTGATGCTGGCGATTATTTTCCTCTTTGACTGGCTGATCGGCGAGGCACGCATCTCCCGTTCAAAAGCCAAAAACCAGGCGTAA
- a CDS encoding ABC transporter substrate-binding protein: MKKMWVTTLIASGIALATLSGAAHAKGRLVVYCSATNEMCEAETKAFGEKYDVKTSFIRNGSGSTLAKVDAEKKNPQADVWYGGTLDPQSQAGEMGLLQPYKSPNLDQVMTQFRDPAKLKGNYSSAVYVGILGFGVNTQRLKEKNLPVPKCWKDLTKPEYKGEIQIADPQSSGTAYTALATFAQLWGDDQAFDYLKQLNANVSQYTKSGIAPARNAARGETAIGIGFLHDYSLEKEQGAPLELISPCEGTGYEIGGVSILKGARNLDNAKLFVDWVLSKEAQELAWKKGKSYQILTNTTADTSPNSLKLDDLKLINYDMDKYGSTEVRKALINKWVSEVKMGK; the protein is encoded by the coding sequence ATGAAAAAAATGTGGGTCACTACCCTGATAGCTTCCGGCATCGCGCTGGCCACGCTGAGCGGCGCCGCGCACGCCAAGGGCCGCCTGGTGGTTTACTGCAGCGCCACCAATGAAATGTGTGAAGCGGAGACCAAAGCCTTCGGCGAGAAATATGACGTGAAAACCTCGTTCATCCGCAACGGCTCCGGCAGCACGCTGGCGAAAGTGGACGCCGAGAAGAAAAACCCGCAGGCGGACGTCTGGTACGGCGGCACGCTCGATCCGCAATCCCAGGCCGGTGAAATGGGGCTGCTGCAGCCGTACAAATCGCCGAACCTCGACCAGGTGATGACGCAATTCCGCGATCCGGCGAAGCTGAAAGGCAACTACTCTTCAGCGGTTTACGTCGGCATTCTCGGCTTCGGCGTCAATACCCAGCGCTTGAAAGAGAAAAACCTGCCGGTGCCCAAATGCTGGAAAGACCTGACCAAACCGGAATACAAAGGCGAGATTCAAATCGCCGATCCGCAAAGCTCCGGCACCGCCTACACCGCGCTGGCAACCTTTGCTCAGCTGTGGGGAGACGATCAGGCGTTCGATTATCTCAAGCAGCTGAACGCCAACGTCTCGCAGTACACCAAGTCCGGCATTGCCCCGGCGCGCAACGCCGCCCGCGGTGAAACGGCGATCGGCATCGGTTTCCTGCATGACTACTCGCTCGAAAAAGAACAGGGCGCGCCGCTTGAGCTGATCTCGCCTTGTGAAGGCACCGGCTACGAAATCGGCGGCGTCAGCATCCTCAAAGGCGCGCGCAACCTCGACAACGCCAAGCTGTTCGTGGATTGGGTGCTGTCGAAAGAGGCGCAGGAACTGGCATGGAAGAAAGGCAAGTCCTATCAGATCCTGACCAACACCACCGCCGATACCTCGCCGAACTCACTGAAGCTCGACGACCTGAAGCTGATCAACTACGACATGGACAAATACGGCTCGACCGAGGTCCGCAAGGCGCTGATCAATAAATGGGTCAGCGAAGTCAAGATGGGTAAATAA
- the uhpC gene encoding MFS transporter family glucose-6-phosphate receptor UhpC encodes MQARSASEIGHRYRALRPRLLLYMVIGYAAFYLTRKSVNYVLPALQTDLGLDKGDIGLLGSLFYLSYGLSKFGAGLWHDGHGQRWFMGIGLFATGLLNVAFAFGESLTLLLAVWTLNGFFQGWGWPPCARLLTHWYSRNERGFWWGCWNMSINLGGAIVPMISAFAAQLWGWQAAMLIPGAVSMALGLWLTRQLKGTPQEEGLPSVGQWRHDPLELRQEQQSPPMGLWRMLRTTMLQNPMIWLLGVSYVLVYLIRIALNDWGNLWLTESHGVNLLSANATVMLFEIGGLLGALFAGWGSDLLFGGQRAPMILLFTLGLMVSVAALWLAPVHHYALLAGCFFTVGFFVFGPQMLIGLAAVECGHKGAAGSITGFLGLFAYLGAALAGWPLSQVIEGYGWSGMFSLLSIAAVLMGLLLMPLLMASVTTSTERRIK; translated from the coding sequence ATGCAGGCACGCTCGGCATCTGAAATCGGTCATCGTTACCGCGCGCTGCGCCCGCGACTGTTGCTGTACATGGTCATCGGGTACGCCGCCTTTTACCTGACGCGCAAAAGCGTGAATTACGTGCTGCCGGCGCTGCAAACGGATTTGGGGCTGGATAAAGGGGACATCGGCCTGCTCGGCTCGCTGTTTTACCTGAGCTATGGCCTGTCGAAGTTCGGCGCCGGATTGTGGCACGACGGCCACGGACAGCGCTGGTTTATGGGAATCGGCCTGTTCGCCACCGGCTTGCTGAACGTGGCGTTCGCCTTCGGCGAATCATTGACGCTGCTGCTGGCGGTCTGGACGCTGAACGGCTTCTTTCAAGGCTGGGGCTGGCCGCCCTGCGCACGGCTGCTGACTCACTGGTATTCGCGCAACGAGCGCGGCTTCTGGTGGGGTTGCTGGAATATGTCGATCAATCTTGGTGGCGCGATCGTGCCGATGATCAGCGCCTTCGCCGCCCAGCTCTGGGGCTGGCAGGCGGCGATGTTGATCCCGGGGGCCGTCAGTATGGCATTGGGCCTCTGGCTTACGCGGCAGCTGAAAGGCACGCCGCAGGAAGAAGGCTTGCCGTCGGTCGGCCAGTGGCGCCACGATCCGCTGGAACTGCGCCAGGAACAGCAAAGCCCGCCGATGGGGCTGTGGCGGATGTTACGCACCACGATGCTGCAAAACCCGATGATCTGGCTGCTCGGCGTCTCTTACGTGCTGGTCTACCTGATCCGCATCGCGTTGAACGACTGGGGCAATCTCTGGCTGACGGAAAGCCACGGCGTCAATCTGCTCAGTGCCAACGCCACGGTGATGCTGTTCGAGATAGGCGGCCTGCTCGGCGCGCTGTTCGCCGGCTGGGGCTCGGATTTGCTGTTCGGCGGGCAGCGCGCGCCGATGATTTTGCTGTTCACGCTCGGGCTGATGGTTTCCGTCGCCGCGCTGTGGCTGGCGCCGGTGCATCACTACGCGCTGCTGGCGGGCTGTTTCTTTACGGTGGGCTTTTTTGTCTTCGGCCCGCAGATGCTGATTGGCCTCGCCGCCGTGGAATGCGGGCACAAAGGCGCAGCGGGCTCCATCACCGGTTTTCTCGGCCTGTTCGCCTACCTGGGGGCAGCGCTGGCGGGCTGGCCGCTGTCGCAGGTCATCGAAGGCTACGGCTGGTCAGGCATGTTCAGTTTGCTGTCGATCGCCGCCGTTCTTATGGGTTTATTGCTGATGCCGCTGCTGATGGCGAGCGTCACCACCTCTACCGAGAGAAGGATAAAATAA
- a CDS encoding MASE1 domain-containing protein, giving the protein MSPRFRSWVISLFILLAWGSGWLMLWTLGFYLTHNGNQAALFLPHGVYLALLILLARRYWPALIVPPILLLLWLHGERLLSGYGLLAAPFITLLPAAVAQRLWHRFPLYWQRLTLLLAAVTAASLLNTALLSPFVSSPAMLLGLASFTGGVLLTPFVYLIFEFLRQQHRYHLLGLDTNNPPLRASLIIWCSLFFVIGIGTQMVLSPEIERLLLIVVFLPNVVMAWKFGWQGGVLSGLLGSMMITLARQVGVGFGNLVELEIFLATQALLGIGLGIAISRQQHLAQNLHHYQRRLEEELAARRALIEKLIHTEEDTRKNLARELHDEIGQNITAIQIQSQLVKRARDPAQTQAAAHQIGELARRIHHSTRQLLRQLRPPALDELAFKEALHHLLSEFAFAERGIHCRFDYRLSETPAGETVRFTLYRLLQELLNNVCKHAEASEVAIVLYQQGPLLHLEVRDNGIGIRADKVPGLGIQGMRERVSALGGELTLETHCGTRVIVNLPTNLQQTAD; this is encoded by the coding sequence ATGTCGCCCCGCTTCCGGTCCTGGGTTATCTCGCTGTTTATCCTGTTGGCCTGGGGCAGCGGCTGGCTGATGCTGTGGACGCTCGGTTTCTATCTGACCCACAACGGCAATCAGGCGGCGCTGTTTCTGCCGCACGGCGTCTATCTCGCGCTGCTGATCCTGCTGGCGCGTCGCTATTGGCCCGCCTTGATCGTGCCGCCGATACTACTGCTGTTATGGCTGCACGGCGAACGCCTGCTGAGCGGCTACGGCCTGCTGGCCGCGCCGTTCATCACCCTGCTTCCGGCTGCGGTCGCGCAACGACTCTGGCACCGTTTTCCGCTCTACTGGCAGCGGCTGACGCTGCTGCTGGCCGCGGTGACCGCCGCCTCGCTGCTCAACACCGCCCTGCTTTCGCCGTTTGTGTCCAGCCCGGCGATGCTGCTTGGCCTGGCGTCGTTTACCGGCGGCGTCTTGCTGACCCCGTTCGTCTATCTGATCTTTGAATTTCTGCGCCAGCAGCACCGTTACCATCTGCTGGGGTTGGACACCAACAACCCGCCGCTGCGCGCATCTTTGATCATCTGGTGCAGCCTGTTTTTCGTTATCGGCATCGGCACGCAGATGGTGCTGTCGCCGGAAATCGAGCGCCTGCTGCTGATCGTGGTGTTTCTGCCGAATGTGGTGATGGCGTGGAAGTTCGGTTGGCAGGGCGGCGTGCTGTCCGGCCTGCTCGGCAGCATGATGATCACCCTTGCCCGGCAGGTCGGCGTGGGGTTCGGCAATCTGGTCGAGCTGGAAATCTTTCTGGCGACGCAGGCGTTGCTCGGCATCGGCCTGGGCATCGCCATCAGCCGCCAGCAGCACCTGGCGCAAAACCTGCACCACTATCAGCGTCGCCTGGAAGAAGAGCTGGCGGCGCGGCGGGCGCTGATCGAAAAACTGATCCACACCGAAGAAGACACGCGGAAAAACCTGGCGCGCGAGCTGCACGATGAAATCGGCCAGAACATCACCGCCATTCAAATCCAGTCGCAGCTGGTTAAGCGGGCGCGCGATCCGGCGCAAACCCAGGCCGCCGCGCACCAGATAGGCGAGCTCGCCCGGCGCATTCATCACTCCACGCGCCAGCTGCTGCGCCAGCTTCGCCCGCCCGCGCTGGACGAGCTGGCATTCAAAGAGGCGCTTCACCACCTGCTGAGCGAATTCGCCTTTGCCGAACGGGGCATCCACTGCCGTTTCGATTACCGGCTGAGCGAGACGCCCGCCGGCGAAACGGTGCGCTTCACCCTCTACCGCCTGCTGCAAGAGCTGCTCAACAACGTGTGCAAACACGCCGAGGCCAGCGAAGTCGCCATCGTTTTGTATCAACAGGGGCCGCTTTTGCACCTCGAGGTGCGGGACAACGGCATCGGCATCCGCGCGGACAAGGTGCCCGGCCTCGGCATTCAGGGGATGCGCGAGCGGGTCAGCGCGCTGGGCGGCGAACTGACGCTGGAAACGCATTGCGGCACGCGGGTAATTGTTAACCTGCCCACAAATTTGCAACAAACCGCCGACTAA
- a CDS encoding response regulator transcription factor, with protein sequence MIRVILVDDHVVVRSGFAQLLNLEDDLDVVGQYSSAAAAWPALLRDDVSVAVMDIAMPDENGLSLLKRLRAQKPQFRAIILSIYDSPTFVQSALDAGASGYLTKRCGPEELVQAVRSVDMGGHYLCADALRALRGGEQPATALEVLTPREREIFELLVRGDSVKEIAFKLELSHKTVHVHRANVLGKLQCNSTIELVHFALDHQLLAGH encoded by the coding sequence ATGATCCGTGTGATACTGGTGGATGACCATGTGGTGGTACGCTCCGGCTTTGCGCAATTGCTCAACCTCGAGGACGATCTCGACGTGGTGGGGCAATACAGCAGCGCGGCGGCGGCTTGGCCGGCATTGCTGCGCGACGACGTTAGCGTCGCGGTGATGGACATCGCCATGCCGGATGAAAACGGCCTGAGTCTGTTGAAACGCCTGCGGGCACAAAAACCGCAGTTCCGCGCGATCATCCTCAGCATCTATGACTCCCCCACCTTCGTGCAGAGCGCGCTGGACGCCGGCGCCAGCGGCTATCTGACCAAACGCTGCGGGCCGGAAGAGCTGGTGCAGGCGGTGCGTTCCGTCGATATGGGCGGCCATTACCTGTGCGCCGACGCGCTGCGGGCGCTGCGCGGCGGCGAGCAGCCGGCCACGGCGCTGGAAGTGCTGACCCCGCGCGAGCGTGAAATCTTCGAGCTGCTGGTCAGAGGCGACAGCGTAAAGGAGATCGCTTTCAAGCTCGAGCTCAGCCATAAAACGGTACATGTGCATCGCGCTAACGTCCTGGGCAAGCTGCAGTGCAACAGTACCATCGAGCTGGTGCATTTCGCCCTCGACCATCAGCTGCTGGCGGGGCATTGA
- a CDS encoding arylamine N-acetyltransferase translates to MDTQRYLQHIGFTGAARPDLPTLQQLHHRHMLSVPFENLSIIYHQGIQLAPEALFSKVVERNRGGFCYELNTLFALLLREIGFKVSFISGEIRARDGHFGPPYDHLALRVDLAGQAWLVDVGFGDSFLTPLKIVVAEPQPQASGTFHLEREGEYYLLERRNGDQRSHAKTLYRFTPQPRELPEFDEMCRFHSTSPQSHFTQRLVCSRPTEHGRVTLSDMKLIVTEDHQRHETTLHSEEERRAALWRHFAIDLDR, encoded by the coding sequence GTGGATACCCAACGCTACCTGCAGCATATCGGCTTTACCGGTGCCGCCCGCCCTGACCTCCCCACGTTGCAGCAACTGCACCATCGCCACATGCTGAGCGTCCCGTTCGAGAACCTGAGCATTATTTATCATCAGGGCATTCAGCTGGCGCCCGAAGCGCTGTTCAGCAAGGTGGTCGAGCGCAACCGCGGCGGTTTCTGTTATGAGCTGAACACGCTGTTCGCCCTGCTGCTGCGGGAGATCGGTTTCAAGGTGAGCTTCATCTCCGGCGAGATCCGCGCGCGCGACGGCCATTTCGGCCCGCCCTACGACCACCTGGCGCTGCGGGTGGATCTGGCGGGGCAGGCCTGGCTGGTGGACGTCGGTTTCGGCGATTCCTTCCTGACGCCGCTGAAAATCGTCGTCGCCGAGCCGCAACCGCAGGCCAGCGGCACCTTCCACCTGGAGCGGGAAGGCGAGTATTACCTGCTGGAACGCCGTAACGGCGACCAACGTTCACATGCCAAAACCCTGTATCGCTTTACCCCTCAACCGCGCGAGTTGCCTGAGTTCGACGAGATGTGCCGCTTCCACAGCACCTCGCCGCAGTCGCACTTCACCCAGCGCCTGGTGTGTTCACGGCCGACGGAGCACGGCCGGGTGACCCTCAGCGACATGAAGCTGATCGTGACCGAAGATCATCAGCGCCACGAAACGACGTTGCATTCGGAAGAGGAACGCCGCGCCGCGCTGTGGCGGCATTTCGCCATCGATTTGGATCGTTGA
- a CDS encoding SDR family NAD(P)-dependent oxidoreductase, which yields MQDFKHRVALVTGASTGIGEAIAAELFRRGATVVMTGRHAAPLAAAAARLDPEGRRVMTLRMDVRDAPSVQQGIEEIVRRCGALHLLVNNAGITGPHEVDIDRYAVDDWHEVIATCLSGTFFGMKYGLPAIVAGGGGAVVNLSSANGVVGIAGIAPYTAAKHGVLGLTRSAALEFAARGVRINAVGPGYVDTPAMGELPASARAQMAASHPMGRMATREEVAKTVAFLLSDDSSFTTGAFYSIDGGYTAR from the coding sequence ATGCAAGATTTCAAACATCGGGTGGCGCTGGTGACCGGCGCGTCCACCGGCATTGGCGAAGCGATCGCCGCCGAGCTGTTTCGGCGCGGTGCCACGGTGGTGATGACCGGCCGCCACGCCGCGCCTCTCGCCGCCGCCGCCGCGCGGCTCGATCCCGAGGGCCGACGGGTGATGACGTTGCGGATGGACGTGCGCGACGCGCCGTCGGTGCAGCAGGGCATTGAAGAGATCGTGCGGCGCTGCGGCGCGCTGCATCTGCTGGTCAACAACGCCGGGATCACCGGCCCGCACGAGGTGGATATCGATCGGTATGCGGTCGACGATTGGCATGAGGTGATCGCCACCTGCCTGAGCGGCACGTTTTTCGGCATGAAGTACGGCCTGCCGGCAATCGTCGCCGGCGGCGGCGGAGCGGTAGTGAACCTCTCTTCCGCCAACGGCGTAGTGGGGATTGCCGGGATTGCGCCCTATACCGCCGCCAAGCATGGCGTGCTGGGCCTGACGCGCTCGGCGGCGCTGGAGTTCGCCGCGCGCGGCGTGCGCATCAACGCCGTCGGGCCGGGCTATGTGGATACGCCGGCGATGGGGGAATTGCCGGCGTCGGCGCGGGCGCAGATGGCCGCTTCGCACCCGATGGGGAGAATGGCGACGCGGGAAGAGGTGGCGAAAACGGTGGCTTTCCTGCTCTCGGACGACAGCAGTTTCACCACCGGCGCGTTTTACAGCATCGACGGCGGTTATACCGCGCGCTGA